One window of the Babesia bovis T2Bo chromosome 2, whole genome shotgun sequence genome contains the following:
- a CDS encoding putative Nnucleolar protein 58 — protein MLVLLETSAGYGLFKITDSRLLECSVDEVPSFFQDGDTARSSVKLSAFSKFNTTDDALEEATALSESRLGKQLKRLLKKKVVEAKIVEPLGVCDKSLAIEIQKKLKIDVVYNPNTLEIARGLKGQFFELVSGISESDARSMSLSLSHSLARFKLKFSPDKVDIMVVQAIGLLDDLDREANNFGMRLKEWYGWHFPELSHIVPDMTLYSRAVRQIGIRGSTSLDELESFLPKDVVDEIKKACEISMGSELMTDDLEAINELAERLEEMLNYRSTLEEYLRMRMRALAPNLTHMVGEVIGARLLSHSGSLINLAKHPASTVQILGAEKALFRALKTNAPTPKYGIIYHAGFVGQAQPKHKGKISRILAAKLALCVRVDALQDSQEPTVAIESKRYLEQKLLELSGKPDITNTGGMKRPEKPGQLQKPKWSSAKRFKQNESE, from the coding sequence GGTAAAATTATCAGCCTTTTCCAAATTTAACACTACTGACGATGCTCTTGAAGAGGCTACGGCGTTGTCTGAGTCACGTTTGGGCAAGCAGCTCAAGCGTTTGCTAAAAAAGAAAGTAGTCGAGGCTAAAATAGTAGAGCCATTAGGTGTTTGTGACAAGAGTCTGGCTATTGAAATTCAGAAGAAATTGAAGATTGATGTTGTGTACAACCCTAATACGCTGGAGATCGCTCGTGGCCTCAAGGGCCAGTTTTTTGAATTGGTGTCAGGTATTTCGGAATCGGATGCCAGATCTATGTCTTTGAGTTTATCGCATTCTTTGGCTCGGTTCAAGCTGAAATTTTCACCTGACAAGGTGGATATAATGGTCGTTCAAGCCATCGGTCTTCTTGACGACCTTGACCGCGAAGCAAACAACTTTGGCATGCGACTGAAGGAATGGTACGGTTGGCATTTCCCCGAGTTATCTCACATTGTTCCGGACATGACGTTATATTCTCGCGCTGTACGTCAGATTGGCATCCGCGGGTCAACATCACTAGATGAGTTGGAGTCATTTCTCCCAAAGGATGTTGTCGATGAGATAAAGAAAGCATGTGAAATTTCCATGGGTTCTGAGCTGATGACTGATGATTTGGAGGCTATTAATGAATTGGCAGAGCGTCTGGAAGAGATGCTTAACTACCGTTCTACTTTGGAGGAGTACCTTCGTATGCGTATGCGCGCCTTGGCTCCTAACCTAACTCACATGGTTGGTGAGGTGATTGGTGCGCGGCTGTTATCTCACAGTGGTTCTTTAATAAACTTGGCTAAGCATCCTGCATCTACTGTGCAGATCCTTGGTGCCGAGAAGGCTCTGTTTAGGGCTCTGAAGACGAATGCTCCTACACCTAAATATGGCATTATCTACCATGCTGGGTTTGTAGGCCAAGCTCAACCTAAACACAAGGGTAAGATATCACGCATTCTGGCGGCAAAACTGGCTTTATGTGTTCGTGTTGATGCCTTGCAAGATAGTCAAGAACCTACAGTGGCGATCGAGAGCAAGCGTTACCTTGAACAGAAATTACTGGAGCTTTCAGGAAAGCCTGATATAACGAATACCGGTGGTATGAAGCGCCCAGAGAAGCCTGGGCAGTTACAGAAACCCAAATGGAGTTCTGCTAAGCGCTTTAAGCAAAACGAATCAGAGTGA